From Pseudomonas sp. AN-1:
CGACGAGCTGCTCGAGCGCCTGAAGGCCGGCAAGGTCTACCTGCCACCCCAGGCCGAGCGCGCCGCGGCGAACTTCTTCCGCAAGGGCAACCTGCTAGCGCTGCGCGAACTGACCCTGCGCCGCACTGCCGACCGCATCGACGAGGAGATGCAGGCCTACCGCCGCAACAGCGCCGTGCAGGCGGTGTGGCCCAACCGCGAGGCGCTGCTCGCCTGCGTCGGCCCCGGCGAGCAGGGTGAGAAGGTGGTGCGCAGCTGCGCCCGCCTGGCCGCCCAGCAGGGCATCGCCTGGCACGCCGTGCACGTGGAGACGCCGGCGCTGCAGCGCCTGCCCGAGGCGCGCCGCCAGCATCCGCTGCAGGTGCTCAGGCTCGCCGAGGAGCTGGGCGCGAGCACCGCCACCCTGGCCGCCGCCGAGGCCGCCACGGCACTGGTGAGCTATGCCCGCGAGCACAACCTGGTGCGCCTGGTGGTGGGTCGCCAGGAGCGGCGCTGGCCGTGGCAGCACTCGCTGGCCGACCGCATCGTCGCCCTGGCCGACGAACTGGACGTGCTGCAGGTCGCCCTGCCGCCGGCAGGACGCGCGCCAGCCGGCACGGCGCGCCGCGAAACCACCTTGCAGGACCAGCCCTGGCCCGGTTATCTGTTCGCCGTCGTCACCTGCGCCCTCACCGCGCTGCTCGCCACGCCGCTGCTGCCGGTGTTGGAACTGTCCAACATCCTCATGCTGTTCCTCCTCGCCGTGGTCGGCGTGGCCCTGCGCCACGGCCGCGGCCCGGCGGTGCTGGCCAGCTTCCTCGCCGTCGGCCTGTTCGACTTCTTCTTCGTTCCCCCGCGCTTCACCTTCGCCGTCAGCGACGTGCAGTATCTGGTGACCTTCGTGGTGATGCTGGTGGTGGCGCTGGTGATCGGCCAGCTGATGGCCGGGCTCAAGGTGCAGGCCGAAACCTCCAGCGAGCGCGAGCGGCGAGTGCGCGGCCTGTACGAGATGTCGCGCGACCTGTCGGCGGCGCTGCTGGCCGAGCAGGTGGCCGATATCGGCGCGCGCTTCCTCGCCACGGAGTTCGGCGCCCGGTCGACGCTGCTGGCGACCGACACCGACGACCAGCTGCATGCCCTGCCCGGCGGCACGGCCAGCGTGGACATGGGCGTGGCGCGGTGGGCGTTCGATCATGGCGAAGCCGCCGGCCATGGCACCGACACCCTGCCGGCCAGCCCGTGCCTGGTGCTGCCGCTGAAGGCGCCGATGCGCCTGCGCGGCGTGCTGGCGGTGGAGCCTGGCCAGACCCGCATGCTGGGCCCCGAGCAGCGCCGGCTGCTGGACACCTGCGCCTCGCTGCTGGCGATCTCCCTGGAGCGCATCCACTACATCGAGGTGGCGCAGAAGAGCATCGTGCAGATCGAGTCGGAGCGCCTGCGCAACTCGCTGCTCGCTGCCATCTCCCACGACCTGCGTACGCCGCTGACTGCACTGGTCGGGCTCGCCGACACCCTGGAGCTGACCAAACCGCCGCCGAGCGCCCAACAGCGCGAGATCGCCGCCGCGATCAGACAGTCCGCGCAGCGCATGCATGCTCTGGTCAACAACCTGCTGGACATGGCCCGCCTGGAGGCCGGCGCCGTGCAGCTGAACCGCGCCTGGCTGCCGCTGGAGGAAGTGGTGGGCAGCGCCCTGGCCAGCTGCGCGCCGACGCTCGCCGGCCGGCCGTTCACCATCAACCTGGCCGACGACCTGCCGCTGCTCAGCCTGGATGCGGTACTCATCGAGCGGGTGCTGGTCAACCTGCTGGAGAACGCCGCCAAGTACACCCCCGCCGGCAGCGGCATCGACATCGGCGCCCGTGCCGAAAGCGATCAGGTGGTGATCCATGTCGACGACCACGGCGCCGGCCTGCCGAAAGGTCGCGAGGAAGCCCTGTTCGAGAAGTTCGTGCGCGGCAGCAAGGAGACCGCCACCTTCGGGGTGGGGCTCGGCCTGGCCATCTGCCGGGCCATCGTCCGCGCGCATGGCGGCACCATCCGTGGCGAGAACCGCGAAAGCCATGGCAAGATCGACGGCGCCCGCTTCATCATCACCCTGCCCCGGGGCCGCCCGCCGCAGGATGATGGTACCGAAGCGCTGACACTCCCCATCCAGGATGCTGCGCCATGAGCGAGCTGCCCAGCCCGATTCTGCTCATCGAGGACGAGGCCGAGATCCGCCGCTTCGTTCGTCTGGCCCTCGAAGCCGAGGGCTACGAAGTCCACGAGGCCGATGGCGTCCGCCGCGGCCTGATCGAGGCCGGCACGCGCCGGCCGGAACTGGTCGTGCTCGACCTCGGCCTGCCGGACGGCGACGGCGTCGAGCTGATCCGCGACCTACGCAACTGGTCGGCGGTGCCGGTGATCGTGCTGTCGGCGCGCAGCAGCGAGGCCGACAAGATCGCCGCGCTGGATGCCGGCGCGGACGACTTCCTGGTCAAGCCGTTCGGCGCCGGCGAGCTGCTGGCCCGCGTGCGCGCCCAGCTGCGCCGCAAGACCCGGCAGATCGCCGCCGACGATGCGGAAATCCGCTTCGGCGCTGTCTGCGTGGATCTGGCGCGCCGGGTCGTCGAACGCGAGGGCCAGCGGGTCCACCTGACCCCGCTGGAGTACCGCCTGCTGACCGTGCTGCTCGGCCAGCCCGACCGGGTCATGACCTACCAGACGTTGCTCAAGGCGGTGTGGGGACCGGGGCATGCCGAGGACCAGCACTACGTGCGGGTGCACATGAACAATTTGCGCAAGAAGCTGGAAGCGGTGCCCTCGCAACCCCGCCACCTGCTCACCGAGACCGGCGTCGGCTACCGCTTCGTGGTCTGAAGGCAGGCCCGGCGCGGCCGGGCGCCCGCCTCAGTCGGCCGCCTTCGGCCAGGGCAGGATCGGGATGGCGGTGACCGAGTTCTGCGGGCTGCCCTCGATGACCCGGTCGCTGTAGACCATGTACACCAGCGTGTTGCGCTTCGCGTCGAAGAAGCGCACCACCTGCATGGTCTTGAACACCAGCGAGGTGCGTTCCTGGAACACCTCCTCGCCCTCCTCCAGCTTCTCCCGGAAGCGGATCGGCCCGACCTGGCGGCAGGCGATCGACGCCTCGGCGCGGTCCTCGGCCAGGCCCAGGCCGCCCTTGATGCCGCCGGTCTTGGCCCGCGACAGGTAGCAGGTCACCCCTTCCACCTTGGGATCGTCGAACGCCTCGATCACGATCTTGTGGTTGGGGCCGAGCAGCTTGAACACCGTCGACACTTCGCCGATGGTCTCGGCCTGCGCGCCAGCGGCGAGCAGCGCCAGGGCGGCGGCCAGCGGCCTGAGCAGCTTGCTAGCGGTCATCATCGTCCTCACACCAGTACCAGGTTGTCGCGGTGCACCAGCTCCGGCTCGTCGATGTAGCCGAGCACCTGCTCGATGGCTTCGGTGCCCAGGCCGGCGATGCGCTGGGCATCGCTGGCGCTGTAGTTGACCAGTCCGCGGGCCACTTCGCGGCCGTCCGGACCGAGGCAGGCGACCATCTCGCCGCGGCGGAAGTTGCCCTCCACCGCGGTGACGCCCACCGGCAGCAGGCTCTTGCGCTGCTCGACCAGCGCGCGCACCGCGCCGGCGTCGAGGGTCAGGGCGCCGCGCATCTGCAGGTGGCCGGCCAGCCACTGCTTGCGCGCGGCATGGCGGCCGCGCTCGGGGGTCAGCAGGGTGCCGAGGCGCTCGCCGCCCTTGAGGCGGTCGAGCACGCGCTCGATGCGCCCGCCGACGATGATGCTGTTGGCCCCGGAACGCGCCGCCAGGCGCGCGGCGCGCAGCTTGGTCTGCATGCCGCCGCGGCCGAGGGCACCGCCGGTGCCACCGGCCACCGCGTCGAGGCTG
This genomic window contains:
- a CDS encoding DUF4118 domain-containing protein yields the protein MPMPDDQRPDPDALLQRLREEEAEARRGRLKIFFGASAGVGKTYAMLAAAQAALAQGTPLVVGLVETHGRAETEALVHGLPRLPLKKVHYRERILQEFDLDAALAFGSAHPGALLLVDELAHSNAPGSRHPKRWQDVEELLAAGVDVWTTMNVQHLESLNDIVSGITGIRVWETVPDRLFDAADEVVVVDLPPDELLERLKAGKVYLPPQAERAAANFFRKGNLLALRELTLRRTADRIDEEMQAYRRNSAVQAVWPNREALLACVGPGEQGEKVVRSCARLAAQQGIAWHAVHVETPALQRLPEARRQHPLQVLRLAEELGASTATLAAAEAATALVSYAREHNLVRLVVGRQERRWPWQHSLADRIVALADELDVLQVALPPAGRAPAGTARRETTLQDQPWPGYLFAVVTCALTALLATPLLPVLELSNILMLFLLAVVGVALRHGRGPAVLASFLAVGLFDFFFVPPRFTFAVSDVQYLVTFVVMLVVALVIGQLMAGLKVQAETSSERERRVRGLYEMSRDLSAALLAEQVADIGARFLATEFGARSTLLATDTDDQLHALPGGTASVDMGVARWAFDHGEAAGHGTDTLPASPCLVLPLKAPMRLRGVLAVEPGQTRMLGPEQRRLLDTCASLLAISLERIHYIEVAQKSIVQIESERLRNSLLAAISHDLRTPLTALVGLADTLELTKPPPSAQQREIAAAIRQSAQRMHALVNNLLDMARLEAGAVQLNRAWLPLEEVVGSALASCAPTLAGRPFTINLADDLPLLSLDAVLIERVLVNLLENAAKYTPAGSGIDIGARAESDQVVIHVDDHGAGLPKGREEALFEKFVRGSKETATFGVGLGLAICRAIVRAHGGTIRGENRESHGKIDGARFIITLPRGRPPQDDGTEALTLPIQDAAP
- the kdpE gene encoding two-component system response regulator KdpE, whose product is MSELPSPILLIEDEAEIRRFVRLALEAEGYEVHEADGVRRGLIEAGTRRPELVVLDLGLPDGDGVELIRDLRNWSAVPVIVLSARSSEADKIAALDAGADDFLVKPFGAGELLARVRAQLRRKTRQIAADDAEIRFGAVCVDLARRVVEREGQRVHLTPLEYRLLTVLLGQPDRVMTYQTLLKAVWGPGHAEDQHYVRVHMNNLRKKLEAVPSQPRHLLTETGVGYRFVV
- a CDS encoding CreA family protein, giving the protein MTASKLLRPLAAALALLAAGAQAETIGEVSTVFKLLGPNHKIVIEAFDDPKVEGVTCYLSRAKTGGIKGGLGLAEDRAEASIACRQVGPIRFREKLEEGEEVFQERTSLVFKTMQVVRFFDAKRNTLVYMVYSDRVIEGSPQNSVTAIPILPWPKAAD